The following proteins come from a genomic window of Rattus norvegicus strain BN/NHsdMcwi chromosome 8, GRCr8, whole genome shotgun sequence:
- the Or8c16c gene encoding olfactory receptor Olr1220 — protein sequence MKQMIMENDSSVSEFILMGLADQPELQLPLFFLFLMNYTATVMGNLSLMSIIFLNSNLHTPVYFFIFNLSFIDFCYSFVFTPKMLMSFVLEKNTISFRGCMTQLFFFCFFVNSESSVLTAMAYDRYVAICQPLMYKVVMSPGICFMLMFGSYLMGFAGAMAHTGCMIRLSFCDSNIINHYMCDIFPLLQLSCSSIYVNELVSFVVVGTVITLSSLIILISYGMILYNIIHISSGKGWSKAMGTCGSHIITVSLFYGSGLLAYVKPSSAETVGQGKIFSVFYTFLVSMLNPLIYSLRNKDVKIAMKRTMKRLNK from the coding sequence ATGAAGCAAATGATTATGGAAAATGATTCTTCTGTGTCTGAGTTTATTCTTATGGGACTGGCAGACCAACCTGAGCTCCAGCTCCCactattttttctcttcttgatgAACTACACAGCCACTGTGATGGGTAACTTGAGCTTAATGAGTATCATTTTCTTGAATTCAAACCTTCACACTCCCGTGTACTTTTTCATCTTCAATCTGTCCTTCATTGATTTttgttattcatttgtttttaccCCCAAAATGCTAATGAgttttgttttagagaaaaaCACCATCTCCTTCAGAGGATGCATGACTCAGCTGttcttcttctgcttttttgtGAACTCTGAGAGTTCTGTGCTGACAGCCatggcctatgatcgctatgtggccatctgtcaGCCACTTATGTACAAGGTTGTTATGTCACCTGGAATATGTTTTATGCTGATGTTTGGGTCTTACTTGATGGGGTTTGCTGGGGCCATGGCTCACACAGGGTGTATGATCAGGCTCAGCTTTTGTGACTCTAACATCATCAACCACTACATGTGTGacatcttccctctcctccagctCTCCTGCAGTAGCATCTACGTAAATGAACTTGTGAGCTTTGTAGTGGTGGGTACGGTTATCACTTTATCTAGCCTAATTATCTTAATCTCTTATGGTATGATCCTTTACAATATCATTCATATATCATCAGGTAAGGGTTGGTCCAAAGCTATGGGAACCTGTGGGTCCCACATCATAACTGTTAGTCTCTTTTATGGATCTGGGCTGCTTGCTTATGTCAAGCCATCTTCTGCTGAGACTGTGGGCCAGGGGAAAATTTTCTCAGTGTTTTATACATTCTTGGTTTCCATGCTGAATCCTCTTATTTACAGCCTCAGGAACAAGGATGTCAAGATTGCCATGAAGAGAACCATGAAGAGACTCAACAAATGA